A part of Lacibacter sp. H407 genomic DNA contains:
- the rfbC gene encoding dTDP-4-dehydrorhamnose 3,5-epimerase, whose amino-acid sequence MEFKVEKTEIRDLLIITPEVFQDDRGFFTETYRKDKFDAFGLDATFVQDNHSRSIKNVVRGLHFQWDPPMGKLMRVTQGAAFLVAVDIRIGSPTFGKWKGVEASVENRKMVYAPAGFARGFCVVSDFAEIQYKCTGVYTSTKAESGILWNDPAIGIEWPVSNPILSKKDEEAQTLEQWINNPEAKNFIY is encoded by the coding sequence ATGGAATTTAAAGTTGAAAAAACAGAAATCAGAGATCTTTTAATTATTACACCGGAAGTATTTCAGGATGACAGAGGTTTCTTTACAGAAACATACCGAAAGGACAAATTTGATGCTTTTGGTCTTGATGCAACATTCGTTCAGGACAATCACTCTCGCTCAATAAAAAATGTTGTAAGAGGATTGCATTTTCAATGGGATCCTCCAATGGGTAAACTAATGAGAGTAACACAGGGCGCAGCTTTTTTAGTTGCCGTTGATATTCGTATAGGATCCCCCACATTTGGTAAATGGAAAGGAGTTGAGGCTTCAGTAGAAAATCGTAAGATGGTATACGCTCCAGCAGGTTTTGCAAGAGGATTTTGCGTAGTAAGTGACTTTGCAGAAATACAATATAAATGTACAGGTGTGTACACAAGTACAAAAGCAGAATCCGGGATTTTATGGAATGACCCTGCCATTGGTATTGAATGGCCAGTATCGAATCCAATTCTTTCTAAAAAAGATGAAGAAGCACAAACACTGGAGCAATGGATAAATAACCC